Proteins from one Cryptomeria japonica chromosome 4, Sugi_1.0, whole genome shotgun sequence genomic window:
- the LOC131032876 gene encoding bergaptol O-methyltransferase-like, with protein MTLWHHLHECVLQDCHGFKKAHVKDLWAYGKDDPLVKNVVNDCMSTLTDLDMEKIMSCYDGFKEVKTLVDVGIESVGGSMFDSIPSADAIFVKNVFKDWDEEKCEQILGNCHKALPEMENS; from the exons ATGACATTATGGCACCATCTTCATGAATGTGTGCTTCAAGACTGTCATGGATTCAAGAAGGCTCATGTAAAGGACTTGTGGGCATACGGCAAGGATGACCCACTCGttaaaaatgttgtcaatgattgCATGTCCACGCTTACAGATCTGGATATGGAGAAAATTATGAGTTGCTACGACGGTTTTAAGGAGGTGAAAACTTTGGTTGACGTGG GTATCGAGAGCGTAGGTGGCAGTATGTTCGATTCCATACCTTCAGCAGATGCCATATTTGTTAAG AATGTATTCAAAGATTGGGATGAGGAGAAATGCGAACAGATACTTGGAAATTGCCACAAGGCTTTGCCTGAAATGGAAAACTCATAG